In Glycine max cultivar Williams 82 chromosome 4, Glycine_max_v4.0, whole genome shotgun sequence, the genomic stretch GGAACACTTCATTAACTTCATTTTTGATTATAGTGGAGGTAGTAGCTGCAAAATATTTCAGCATATATTATACCTATGGTACGGCTTCGTGAATTATATAACGTGAGTACTAGAAAAAGAAGCTAGCACAAAACCATAGTATACTTTAGAGACTGGTCATCgtagaataataaaatacagacatttataatttattattgttaaattattcatttgatcTCTATAATTTCACGATTcatatgtttttagtccttatagtttggaagtagtttttttagtgtctataatttacattttaattatcttttaatttttataatttaaaaatggtctttttagttcttataatttatatttttattctctttcagTCTCTATAGTGTttgaaaataatctttttaatccatataatttgtattttaattatattttattctttattataaaaaaatatataaaaataattagttataaattatcaactattttttattacaaattatcttgtgataaattagttacaaattacttactaatatttttgtaattaattataattgataatattaatcatattttgatggtaaggaTTACACacgaattaaaatataaaatataaagtataaggattaaaaagatTACTTTCAAACACTATAGAGACTACAaaggaattaaaatacaaatgatttaaaatataaattataagaactaaaaaaaattaaaatttaaatgatagaaattaaaaaaattacttttaaaattaaaaatatacgaATCATGAGACTATAGGAATTAAATAAGTCATTAAACAATAATTACATATTTCCTCCATCATAACACATTGTAGAATAGGAAAAAAGGGAGTAAAAGTAAAGGGTTGCAGGGTGGGGGGAGTGTGGTGGGGTTTAGGCTTTCATGGGGATGAGAACGCATGGGGCATCCACCACTCCACTCGTGCGCGCTATCTATCAATGGTGGCTCGGTCATTGCTCAACAATCATCATTATTGGCATGGTGTCAAGAACCATGTTAGTTACATAGTAATTTCTGTTGTTCTTGATGTCCACAATCTCACATCAAATACGAATTACGATTCATCTTTAAATCAATCTCAAACCATAATtcgtttttaattttcaaactaatAGCATGATACACAAGTTTCTCAGCATATAACAAACTTATCCGACTAAGGTTGGAGCAACCAAACTAACAATCTCTTAATAAGAAAAACGCGAGAtgagaaaaaagagaataaattaaaCTATACAAAATAAACTTAACACCATATTTAATTCAAGTATCAAGGttgttgattttctttatttttactcaacttatttatcattatttgtATCTAATGTAAGACTTGGCTTTTATATTTATACTCCAACAATAAttgttaaagtaattattaaagGTGATATCAAAGATAACAAACTCAATGCAAAGTCTAACAAAatcaagtgaaaaaataaagtctaagtaaaatctaaataaaaaaacccaattttgaaaagcattgaataaaatggatttttttacatttaattaactaaaaacaTTAACCTATTACTACTAAGCTATTAACAAAATATACCGCAATCTCTTTGAATTCTCCCTCTCATAATTTCTGACTAGCTAGCTCAAACACACACCTGATCactctttataattttaaattttttcatttattgaaATTGAAGTTTAATTGGGGGTTGTCTTGTGAGCGAAGGAGGGAGGAATAGAGCAAAGAATGTGGGAGACAAGCAGAAACATTTGAAGGGTAGCAACAGTTGACATAGCGCCTTTTTAGGGTGAGAGTGGGTCACAGCCTACTTGTTTTCTCCACTCTCCCTTCACTATATTTATATCCTAACTCTTGCATCTCCTCCTCACCACTTTCCTCCCTAGCTCCCTTCTTTTACTATCTTCAATGGCTGATTCAGGCTCAGCCTCTTCTTCCAGAATGTGGTGCTCCATCCCCGAACGGGTTCAGCTGCATGCGGCCATGTTGGCCCTGCAGTTTGGCTATGCTGGCTTTCATGTGGTCTCAAGAGCTGCCCTTAACATGGGCATTAGCAAACTTGTTTTCCCAGTCTACCGCAACATTATTGCTTTTCTCCTCCTCCTTCCTTTTGCCTACTTCTTGGAAAAGTAATTAGTGCCATGCTACCTCCCCTAACATATATaactaatcaattaattaatcccATTTTATAAGAggatatatataaaattctgttaaaacttaaaactttCCAGTTACAAGCAGCTGTTTGTTTTGCATTGctcaacatttttttctcttgtccAGGAAGGAGAGACCTGCCATTACTTTAAACTTCCTCTTACAGTTCTTTCTTCTGGCACTTGTCGggtatgttgatttttttatatcactTCCAATTAATTAGGTTTAGgtgattgaaaagaaaagaaaaagtaaggaaaacaatatgtatatattactgttttttgtttttgtttttaagaaaaaagaaaaaaggtagaAGTAAAGCTGCAGAGACTATTGACTGGATGGTcctttaatcaataataatattttgcatTACACAGGATTACAGCGAACCAAGGTTTTTACTTGCTTGGCTTGGACAACACATCCCCAACCTTTGCATCAGCGATTCAGAACTCTGTCCCAGCCATTACATTTCTCATGGCAGTCATACTCAGGCAAGCCcttataaattaattgttgttaTTCATTTGTTGCACCAGCAAGAAGCATGCACAACATTAAATAGGATATGGTTATAATGTATAATATGCATAGCCTAAGGGCTAACTAGGCTATGATATttacaaatgaaatgaaattgaatttcaGGATAGAGCAAGTGAGGCTGAACAGAAAGGATGGGATAGCGAAGGTGGCGGGAACGATATTCTGTGTGGCTGGGGCGACGGTGATTACACTATACAAGGGTCCAACAATATATAGCCCAAGTCCACCTCTACAGAGTGAGAGCTCAGTAGTAGTTGAGTTTGGGACACTCTCATCACTGGGAGATGCAAAGGGGAAGAACTGGACCCTTGGGTGCCTCTACCTCATAGGGCATTGCTTGTCCTGGTCTGCTTGGCTTGTGCTCCAAGCACCTGTACTCAAGAAGTACCCAGCTCGCCTCTCTGTCACTTCCTATACATGTTTCTTTGGACTCATCCAATTCCTTGTCATTGCTCTCATCGTTGAAAGAGATGCTCAGGCTTGGATTTTCCAATCTGGTGGAGAAGTTTTCACTATTTTATATGCGGTCAGTTACTATTACtcattcataaatttaatattattagtttgttaCTATGAGGGA encodes the following:
- the LOC100798686 gene encoding protein WALLS ARE THIN 1; this translates as MADSGSASSSRMWCSIPERVQLHAAMLALQFGYAGFHVVSRAALNMGISKLVFPVYRNIIAFLLLLPFAYFLEKKERPAITLNFLLQFFLLALVGITANQGFYLLGLDNTSPTFASAIQNSVPAITFLMAVILRIEQVRLNRKDGIAKVAGTIFCVAGATVITLYKGPTIYSPSPPLQSESSVVVEFGTLSSLGDAKGKNWTLGCLYLIGHCLSWSAWLVLQAPVLKKYPARLSVTSYTCFFGLIQFLVIALIVERDAQAWIFQSGGEVFTILYAGVVASGIAFAVQIWCIDRGGPVFVAVYQPVQTLVVAIMASLALGEEFYLGGIIGAVLIVVGLYFVLWGKSEERKFAKEHAAITSTPEHSGIRSSSHAKTLLTQPLLPSSTENV